In the bacterium genome, one interval contains:
- a CDS encoding TolC family protein — MKHLAKISLVLFVYCISGDTFAQTQSKSDQGAKKITLNTAIESAMQNAPQLEISEQELAMRQAQHNRAKSNMILPEFEINILTGVVPDLPEGFGPENDFPDYNANLKGLGPFIRSKLTFIQPVYLFNRLNNLKKAARNGVLSAEEGLKAKQNEIIEQVQTVYWTHVYLQNLKDFIAELLDRANQAKDRVIERLDSGSGEVTDIDLMRIKVFINETKRRAADAQRGLDVAEYSLKLLMGLDSQQKIKIVDSKLPKPKLDLQSSEYYLARAKVARPEMQQLEKAVLAQKHLMLSKKAEFFPNIFIAGQWELSDAPGRAAFSNPYINDGFNRNIFGASFGIRQNLSFHNIATEYKEEKIKLKLAQSRANLALQGIELEIRDKYLNLKAKKQAYDSSTQALKSARSWVLSTTLNFGAGLMDARELLESFVGYASVKTSFFDVLYNYHKARFALRRAIGEDLLIEKNN; from the coding sequence ATGAAACATTTAGCAAAAATAAGCCTTGTACTTTTTGTCTATTGTATCAGTGGAGACACTTTTGCACAGACACAAAGCAAATCAGATCAAGGCGCAAAGAAAATTACTTTGAATACGGCCATTGAATCGGCGATGCAAAACGCACCACAGCTAGAAATTTCTGAGCAGGAGTTGGCCATGCGACAAGCGCAACATAATAGAGCCAAGTCCAACATGATTTTACCTGAATTTGAAATCAATATCCTGACCGGGGTTGTTCCTGATTTACCAGAAGGCTTTGGGCCTGAAAATGACTTTCCGGATTACAATGCCAATCTTAAAGGTTTGGGACCGTTTATTCGCAGCAAGTTAACCTTTATTCAGCCAGTTTATCTGTTCAATCGTTTGAATAACCTAAAAAAAGCTGCCCGCAACGGTGTTTTATCGGCTGAAGAAGGCTTAAAAGCCAAACAAAATGAAATTATAGAACAAGTGCAAACGGTTTATTGGACGCATGTTTATTTGCAAAATTTAAAAGACTTTATTGCAGAACTTTTGGATCGAGCCAATCAAGCCAAGGATAGAGTTATTGAGCGTCTTGATAGCGGCTCAGGGGAAGTAACTGATATTGATTTAATGCGCATTAAAGTATTCATTAATGAAACCAAACGACGAGCTGCAGATGCTCAAAGAGGGTTGGATGTTGCTGAATATTCACTAAAATTGTTAATGGGACTTGATAGCCAACAAAAAATTAAAATTGTAGACAGTAAACTTCCCAAACCAAAACTAGACTTACAAAGCAGTGAGTATTATTTAGCTCGGGCAAAAGTGGCACGACCAGAAATGCAGCAGCTTGAAAAAGCAGTTTTGGCTCAAAAACATTTAATGTTGTCTAAAAAAGCTGAGTTTTTCCCCAATATTTTTATTGCTGGACAATGGGAGTTGTCGGATGCACCGGGTAGAGCAGCCTTTTCTAACCCCTATATTAACGATGGCTTCAACAGAAATATTTTTGGCGCTAGTTTTGGTATCCGGCAAAACTTATCGTTTCATAATATTGCAACAGAATACAAGGAAGAAAAAATAAAACTTAAACTCGCACAAAGTCGCGCAAACCTAGCCTTACAAGGTATAGAGCTAGAGATAAGAGACAAATATCTTAATCTAAAGGCTAAAAAACAAGCTTATGATAGTTCAACACAAGCCTTAAAATCTGCCAGAAGTTGGGTTTTATCCACCACTTTAAATTTTGGAGCGGGTCTTATGGATGCAAGAGAGCTGTTGGAGTCTTTTGTAGGCTATGCCAGTGTCAAAACCAGCTTTTTTGATGTACTCTACAATTATCATAAAGCACGCTTTGCTTTAAGGCGGGCTATTGGTGAAGATTTATTGATTGAAAAAAACAATTGA
- a CDS encoding phosphoenolpyruvate carboxykinase, with product MIQTQVKENSMVTQNSKKQPSEFTVQPQAADVIKNSSREELRMMAKQEEKTTEYYSAAYVAKFKARSAAFTRTTVDKQVTAEDRKVIQEIQEYLKTTSVIEVDRQLCQGDNAYACRLWVTKKYARLAHMFHASLGKITKNFDQPDMFVVDVPEYPGERRILVDPDACVTYVLGSDYYGEIKKAFLRMAMYDGKQKGGLGLHAGSKEVWAKNVKTGEIDRSGILFFGLSGTGKTSLTCHDFNLDTDAGEKVRVRQDDVVILQSNGSAKGTEIEGFYIKTEGLSPVDQEALYQAATCKEAIFENVWVDDAGNVDFDNCEISQNGRAVVPVSKVINTDGDIDMPLANKIFFITRNPLSPPISKLSQEQAAVAFMLGESIKTSAADPNAKGEAVREVGTNPFIVGSKDEEGNRFYEILKNNPRIECYLLNTGKFGSQEKSEKIKIMDTIAMLTAVCRDAIEWAKDETLDVEIPVNIEGIDMNRFAAENFWSKEEFSTALKELREARKEWLDQFPALEASISNALY from the coding sequence ATGATACAAACACAAGTGAAAGAGAACAGCATGGTGACCCAAAACAGTAAAAAACAACCGTCAGAGTTTACAGTTCAACCTCAAGCAGCCGACGTTATTAAAAATAGCAGTCGTGAAGAACTAAGAATGATGGCAAAACAAGAAGAAAAAACCACGGAATATTATAGTGCAGCTTATGTTGCCAAGTTTAAAGCCAGAAGTGCTGCCTTTACCCGTACAACAGTCGATAAACAAGTGACTGCCGAAGATAGAAAAGTTATTCAAGAGATTCAAGAATATCTAAAAACCACCAGCGTGATTGAAGTAGACAGACAACTTTGTCAAGGTGACAATGCTTATGCTTGTCGTTTATGGGTCACTAAAAAATATGCCCGTTTAGCGCACATGTTTCACGCAAGTTTGGGTAAAATTACCAAAAATTTTGATCAGCCAGATATGTTTGTGGTTGATGTTCCGGAGTATCCAGGAGAGAGACGTATTTTGGTTGATCCTGATGCATGTGTTACCTATGTACTGGGCTCTGACTATTATGGAGAAATCAAAAAAGCCTTTTTAAGAATGGCCATGTACGATGGTAAACAAAAGGGTGGTTTGGGTTTGCACGCTGGATCAAAAGAAGTGTGGGCTAAAAATGTAAAAACAGGCGAAATTGATCGTTCAGGCATTTTGTTCTTTGGTTTATCAGGCACGGGTAAAACCAGCTTAACTTGTCATGACTTTAATCTTGATACCGATGCTGGTGAAAAAGTAAGGGTCAGACAAGATGATGTTGTGATTTTGCAAAGTAACGGTTCAGCCAAAGGCACAGAAATTGAAGGGTTTTACATCAAAACAGAAGGTTTAAGTCCTGTTGATCAAGAAGCATTGTATCAAGCAGCCACTTGCAAAGAAGCCATTTTTGAAAATGTGTGGGTAGATGATGCTGGCAATGTTGATTTTGATAACTGTGAGATTTCTCAAAATGGCCGTGCTGTAGTACCGGTATCCAAAGTGATCAACACCGATGGTGATATTGATATGCCTTTGGCCAATAAGATCTTTTTTATCACTCGCAATCCGTTGAGTCCGCCTATTTCAAAATTAAGCCAAGAGCAAGCAGCTGTTGCATTTATGTTGGGTGAGTCCATTAAAACTTCAGCGGCAGACCCTAATGCTAAAGGTGAAGCTGTACGTGAAGTGGGTACCAATCCTTTTATTGTCGGTTCCAAAGATGAAGAAGGCAATCGTTTTTATGAGATTTTAAAGAACAACCCCAGAATTGAGTGCTACTTGCTTAATACGGGTAAATTTGGCAGCCAAGAAAAATCAGAAAAAATTAAGATTATGGATACCATTGCCATGCTAACAGCAGTGTGCAGAGACGCCATTGAATGGGCTAAAGATGAGACTTTAGATGTAGAGATTCCAGTCAATATTGAAGGCATTGACATGAATCGTTTTGCTGCAGAAAATTTTTGGAGCAAAGAAGAGTTTTCTACAGCGCTTAAGGAATTAAGAGAGGCACGCAAAGAATGGTTGGATCAGTTTCCAGCATTGGAAGCATCTATCAGCAATGCTTTATATTAA
- a CDS encoding uracil-DNA glycosylase, whose protein sequence is MQALDQINKAIINCQQCPRLLDWQKHIKSHKRAAYKNEAYWSKPVPSFGDPKAQILVLGLAPGAHGANRTGRLITGDSSGDWLFRSMHKAGLCNQASSRHKDDGLQLINTWISNVVHCAPPENKPKTNERDNCLHFLTQELQALNHLKLIVCLGQYAYDALLKTLKHHSLAKLPSPKLKYKHGLQLKAEPYTIVCSYHPSQQNTFTKKLTQAMLDDVFLSAKNILNH, encoded by the coding sequence ATGCAAGCGCTTGATCAAATCAACAAAGCCATCATCAACTGCCAGCAATGCCCACGCTTGCTGGATTGGCAAAAGCATATTAAAAGCCACAAACGCGCAGCATATAAAAATGAAGCTTATTGGTCTAAACCAGTTCCTTCTTTTGGTGATCCTAAGGCGCAAATACTTGTTTTAGGCTTGGCCCCTGGTGCGCATGGTGCCAACAGGACGGGTCGTTTAATTACTGGTGACAGTTCAGGTGATTGGTTATTTAGGTCTATGCACAAAGCAGGTTTATGCAATCAAGCATCTTCAAGACACAAAGATGACGGCTTACAATTAATCAATACTTGGATCAGCAATGTCGTTCACTGCGCACCGCCAGAGAATAAACCCAAAACAAATGAACGCGATAATTGTTTGCACTTTTTAACTCAAGAGCTTCAAGCTTTAAACCATTTAAAACTGATTGTTTGCTTGGGGCAGTACGCTTATGATGCTTTATTAAAAACACTGAAACACCATTCTCTTGCAAAGCTTCCTTCACCCAAATTAAAATACAAACATGGTTTACAGCTAAAAGCAGAGCCCTATACTATAGTGTGCAGTTATCACCCCAGCCAACAAAACACCTTCACTAAAAAACTAACCCAAGCCATGTTGGATGATGTTTTTTTAAGTGCAAAAAATATTCTAAATCATTAA
- a CDS encoding S41 family peptidase — protein sequence MFRSYQTYFFICVITFLAFFHSGCSKKHSPKDSDKHGSTPEKTILDVIAPEKQAGLFTTKREQMCGRFHSLLNETLDQHILRNHNDKNTLLQHALSFLQSYPDKTEIDFNAWIELEENNLLVELPSTEKEQCALIDALSNKASFNLNLSEDNNAKLIETYLIVYQYFLNFSDGGLSKLSYGKDSSVQQKILGLVLLNRPDYSYALATNTDGDSKVRKPNYLFIQAVHPRSVLNQYRKDLVGKYIVALCFSESEENCLNINQQTLSKTLQELSKNEDADKLWVKLYKPDSREYELYALPLESLPSLYAYSYTYPSAHYSMPSFVIKIRSFRSEQLKEDLKHIFTNDIQYYIDEFGTYPKNIVIDLRENQGGYLHLATHLAEYFFPKKTLISNALSTVGKTADKTSQSMRASWQGKDFIYHTLTTEQDLRSNYFINNPPNIILLLNRRSASTSEIFAAAMKDHQAAMIIGEQSFGKFIGQSSKDGLFADIPMNRSLLQNYYFSPAGDSHFLKPQLLHKEHNNPFDQSSFVNIADYLSLVNFDDHSTPIASNPGKLDLESNLDTTPLINKALLENLQLNQLPAGCQVPSDFTLIIEEQDCLLDISDVYFSQLIELQ from the coding sequence ATGTTTAGATCTTATCAAACATACTTTTTTATCTGTGTCATTACTTTTTTGGCTTTTTTTCACAGCGGCTGTTCAAAAAAACACTCCCCTAAAGATTCAGATAAACATGGATCAACTCCTGAAAAAACAATACTCGATGTTATTGCTCCAGAAAAACAGGCCGGGCTTTTTACGACTAAACGGGAACAGATGTGTGGTCGTTTTCATAGCTTACTTAATGAAACCTTAGATCAACATATTCTTAGAAATCATAATGACAAAAATACTTTGTTACAACATGCTTTGTCTTTTTTACAAAGCTATCCCGATAAAACTGAAATTGACTTTAATGCATGGATTGAGCTTGAAGAAAACAACCTTTTGGTTGAGCTTCCTTCTACAGAAAAAGAACAGTGTGCCTTAATTGATGCTTTATCAAACAAAGCTTCTTTTAATTTAAATTTAAGTGAAGACAATAATGCCAAATTGATTGAAACCTATTTAATTGTTTATCAATACTTCTTAAATTTTTCTGATGGCGGTTTATCTAAATTAAGTTATGGCAAAGACTCCTCTGTTCAACAAAAAATCCTGGGACTGGTTTTATTGAATCGCCCTGACTATTCTTACGCTTTAGCTACCAATACAGACGGTGACTCTAAAGTTCGTAAGCCCAACTATTTATTTATTCAGGCGGTTCACCCAAGAAGCGTTTTAAATCAATACCGAAAAGATTTGGTTGGCAAGTACATTGTTGCGCTTTGTTTTTCTGAATCAGAAGAAAACTGCCTCAACATCAACCAACAAACACTGTCTAAAACTTTGCAAGAGCTGTCTAAAAATGAAGATGCCGATAAACTTTGGGTAAAACTTTACAAGCCAGATAGCCGTGAATATGAACTTTATGCTTTGCCTCTTGAGTCTTTACCCTCTTTATATGCATACAGTTATACTTACCCCAGTGCACATTATTCTATGCCAAGCTTCGTGATCAAAATAAGATCTTTTCGCTCAGAGCAATTAAAAGAAGATTTAAAACATATTTTTACAAATGATATTCAATATTACATTGATGAATTTGGGACGTATCCAAAAAATATAGTTATTGACTTAAGAGAAAATCAAGGTGGATACCTTCACTTGGCAACACATTTGGCTGAGTATTTCTTTCCTAAAAAAACACTCATCAGTAATGCTTTATCAACTGTTGGAAAAACCGCAGACAAAACTTCTCAATCTATGCGTGCATCATGGCAAGGAAAAGACTTTATCTATCATACCCTTACTACTGAACAAGATCTGAGAAGCAATTACTTTATAAACAATCCTCCCAACATTATCCTTTTGCTCAATCGCCGTTCAGCAAGCACATCCGAAATCTTTGCCGCTGCCATGAAAGACCACCAAGCTGCCATGATTATTGGTGAACAGTCTTTTGGAAAGTTTATCGGTCAAAGCTCTAAAGATGGACTATTTGCTGATATTCCAATGAATCGGTCACTGTTGCAAAATTACTACTTCTCTCCGGCAGGAGACTCCCATTTTTTAAAGCCTCAGCTTTTGCACAAAGAACACAACAACCCCTTTGATCAAAGCAGTTTTGTTAATATTGCTGACTATCTCAGTTTGGTTAATTTTGATGACCACAGCACCCCCATTGCAAGCAATCCAGGTAAGCTTGATTTAGAGAGTAACTTGGATACTACACCATTGATAAATAAAGCTTTGCTTGAAAATTTACAACTTAATCAGCTGCCTGCTGGCTGCCAAGTTCCAAGCGACTTCACGCTTATTATTGAAGAGCAAGATTGCTTATTGGATATATCCGATGTTTATTTTTCTCAACTTATTGAGTTACAGTAA